The proteins below are encoded in one region of Segatella copri:
- the trxA gene encoding thioredoxin, translated as METFNNVINSGQLVLVDFFATWCQPCKAMHPILEQVKSVLGDRIRIIKVDVDKYGVTASQYRIQSVPTLMLFRNGEVLWRTSGVVDKAELLATLDPFLI; from the coding sequence ATGGAGACATTCAATAATGTAATAAACAGTGGCCAGCTTGTTCTGGTCGATTTCTTTGCTACTTGGTGCCAACCTTGCAAGGCGATGCACCCCATTCTGGAGCAGGTGAAGAGTGTGTTGGGCGACCGCATCCGAATCATCAAGGTGGATGTGGACAAGTACGGCGTAACAGCAAGCCAATACCGTATCCAATCCGTGCCTACGCTGATGCTCTTCCGCAACGGAGAAGTATTGTGGCGCACAAGCGGTGTGGTAGATAAAGCCGAACTTCTGGCTACGCTTGATCCATTCTTGATATAA
- a CDS encoding DUF1294 domain-containing protein, with protein MNTLHSYLAYYLLAINAVAFIVYGIDKYKAKKAKWRIPEVTLLLLAVIGGSVGAWMGMKVWHHKTMHKKFKYGIPAILLIQIALMAYLHMNLWKQIV; from the coding sequence ATGAATACATTACATAGTTACCTCGCCTACTATCTCCTTGCTATCAATGCAGTTGCATTCATCGTGTATGGCATTGATAAGTACAAGGCAAAGAAAGCCAAATGGCGCATTCCGGAAGTAACGCTTTTATTGCTGGCTGTCATTGGAGGAAGCGTCGGGGCATGGATGGGAATGAAAGTCTGGCACCATAAGACGATGCACAAGAAATTCAAATACGGCATTCCTGCCATTCTGCTGATACAGATTGCGCTGATGGCGTATTTGCACATGAATCTTTGGAAACAAATAGTTTGA
- a CDS encoding YczE/YyaS/YitT family protein, with protein MIKKEEVISFVWQHILLLVSLYVMTFGVAACVRSQLGSSVISTIPYVMASAGKMLDYIPGWTIGGYTIMMNAIFVVLQILILRRNFEWVQLFQLAIGFIFGMFIDLNMVLTQWMISENILVNALVQIAGCTILGFGIAMEVKCGSVTMPGEGISIAIHKVTGWPFPKAKIRVDITLVVLAVLFCFLLLGSWKWEIVGIGTLFAMVYVGVTVRLFNKHLAWFDRLLHYRPGCRRYVYGLARYIKRQM; from the coding sequence ATGATTAAGAAAGAAGAAGTTATATCTTTTGTATGGCAGCATATTCTGCTGCTCGTTTCGCTCTATGTAATGACTTTCGGAGTCGCAGCATGTGTGCGAAGTCAGTTAGGTTCAAGCGTTATTTCCACCATCCCTTACGTGATGGCTTCGGCAGGTAAGATGCTTGATTACATCCCAGGATGGACTATCGGCGGCTACACCATCATGATGAATGCGATCTTCGTGGTGCTGCAGATTCTGATTCTGAGAAGAAACTTCGAGTGGGTGCAACTCTTCCAGCTCGCAATCGGCTTTATCTTCGGAATGTTCATAGACCTCAATATGGTGCTTACACAGTGGATGATTTCAGAAAATATCCTGGTCAATGCCCTTGTGCAGATTGCCGGTTGCACCATCCTCGGTTTCGGAATTGCCATGGAGGTGAAGTGCGGCTCAGTAACCATGCCTGGCGAGGGCATTTCCATCGCCATTCACAAGGTTACCGGCTGGCCTTTCCCTAAAGCCAAGATTCGGGTGGACATCACGCTCGTGGTCTTGGCCGTCTTGTTCTGTTTCCTGCTTCTCGGTTCATGGAAATGGGAGATCGTGGGCATCGGAACGCTCTTCGCCATGGTCTATGTAGGTGTTACAGTTCGCCTATTCAACAAACATCTTGCATGGTTCGACCGCCTGCTCCACTATCGTCCAGGTTGCCGAAGATATGTTTACGGACTTGCCCGATACATAAAAAGACAGATGTAA
- a CDS encoding type IV toxin-antitoxin system AbiEi family antitoxin domain-containing protein produces MIMDLEHIGNIPVSTSAIASLFTNIEAGNQKVRSLEAAHKIIRLKKGLYVVAPNVSRVALSTELIANHLYAPSYVSMQTALRYYGLIPEAVYTTQSMTLKHSRSFDTPVGRFEYKNMSREAFSIGITSINMQSYAFLMATPEKALCDLIANSPKVNLRYQKDVENYLEEDIRMEIDDFRNMDISIFERYAQVGKKSKSIETLIKYLRK; encoded by the coding sequence ATGATAATGGATTTAGAACATATAGGTAACATACCAGTCAGTACTTCAGCTATAGCTTCATTGTTTACAAATATTGAAGCAGGGAATCAGAAAGTACGCAGTCTTGAGGCGGCTCATAAAATTATCCGACTCAAGAAGGGGCTTTATGTGGTAGCCCCAAATGTGTCTCGTGTTGCTCTATCCACAGAACTGATAGCCAATCATCTTTATGCCCCTTCGTATGTGTCAATGCAGACAGCATTACGTTATTATGGATTAATACCAGAAGCTGTTTACACTACTCAGTCTATGACACTAAAGCACTCCCGTAGTTTTGATACTCCTGTCGGGCGTTTTGAGTATAAGAACATGTCAAGAGAAGCCTTTTCAATAGGGATTACAAGCATCAACATGCAGAGTTACGCCTTTCTGATGGCAACACCAGAAAAAGCGCTCTGTGACTTAATCGCAAATTCTCCGAAGGTTAATTTACGTTACCAGAAGGATGTAGAGAACTATCTGGAGGAGGACATCCGAATGGAAATAGATGATTTCAGAAATATGGACATAAGTATATTTGAACGATATGCTCAGGTTGGAAAAAAGTCTAAATCCATAGAAACTCTAATTAAATATTTAAGGAAATGA
- a CDS encoding nucleotidyl transferase AbiEii/AbiGii toxin family protein codes for MNTNEIFNQMLSSYDITTELQKRNAIFEVNQQIILSGLYNGGFFNEAAFYGGTCLRIFHGLHRFSEDMDFSLLAPNENFDFTHYFQPIIDQFAMVGREVEIRKKDKKNFGKVESAFLKDNTDVYDITFQTEKSVKIKIEVDTQPPLKFQTEQKLLLLPQSFMTRCFTLPALFAGKMHALVYRAWKNRVKGRDWYDFEWYVRHNVPLDFTHLCERALQFNHEELDKETFLQKLNERLATADMNQIKADVLPFVRNPKELDIWSNDYFMELAKMIRFE; via the coding sequence ATGAACACAAACGAGATATTCAATCAAATGCTTTCGAGCTATGACATAACGACCGAGCTGCAAAAGCGCAATGCTATCTTTGAAGTCAACCAGCAGATTATTCTTTCTGGTCTTTACAATGGTGGCTTTTTCAACGAGGCAGCTTTCTATGGTGGAACATGTCTACGTATATTCCATGGATTGCATCGTTTCTCTGAGGATATGGATTTTTCCCTGCTTGCTCCGAATGAAAACTTTGATTTTACACATTATTTTCAGCCCATCATTGACCAATTCGCTATGGTAGGTAGAGAGGTTGAAATCAGAAAGAAGGACAAAAAGAACTTTGGAAAAGTGGAGTCTGCCTTTCTGAAAGACAACACAGATGTATATGACATTACATTCCAAACTGAGAAATCTGTCAAGATCAAGATTGAAGTTGATACTCAACCTCCTTTGAAATTCCAAACAGAACAGAAGTTGCTTCTGCTCCCCCAATCTTTCATGACACGATGTTTCACTTTGCCAGCCCTCTTTGCAGGAAAGATGCATGCACTGGTGTATCGTGCCTGGAAGAACAGAGTCAAGGGACGTGATTGGTATGACTTCGAATGGTATGTTCGCCACAATGTTCCTCTTGACTTTACTCACTTGTGCGAAAGAGCCTTACAGTTCAATCACGAAGAGCTTGACAAGGAGACGTTCCTTCAAAAACTGAATGAAAGACTTGCCACGGCAGACATGAATCAAATAAAGGCAGACGTATTGCCTTTTGTCAGGAATCCCAAAGAGTTGGATATTTGGTCGAATGACTATTTTATGGAACTTGCAAAAATGATCAGATTTGAATGA
- a CDS encoding pyridoxamine 5'-phosphate oxidase family protein, giving the protein MRKESRAMDSGWALEVMHKAPYITVSFIDEDGNPYGLPLSLASDDDVNWYFHGALEGKKLEAIKAHPEVCLSAVTRCAPTVGPKDGSFTLQFKSAIAFGKAEIVSDEAEKIHGLRLICERFLPQHMDAFDQSIARSLSRTAVVRITLTEPPTGKRKQYDKEGVEMKYGRME; this is encoded by the coding sequence ATGAGAAAGGAATCAAGAGCAATGGATAGTGGGTGGGCATTGGAAGTAATGCACAAGGCTCCGTATATAACTGTCAGTTTTATTGACGAAGACGGCAATCCTTACGGTTTACCTCTTTCGCTCGCATCTGATGATGATGTGAACTGGTATTTTCATGGTGCCTTGGAAGGCAAGAAATTGGAGGCAATCAAGGCTCATCCCGAGGTCTGCCTTTCAGCCGTAACCCGTTGTGCGCCTACGGTTGGTCCGAAGGACGGCAGTTTCACCCTGCAGTTCAAATCAGCCATTGCATTCGGCAAGGCAGAAATCGTGTCAGATGAAGCAGAGAAGATTCATGGTCTCCGACTAATCTGTGAACGCTTTCTTCCTCAACACATGGATGCTTTCGACCAGAGCATCGCCCGTTCCCTATCACGCACGGCTGTTGTTCGCATCACGCTCACTGAGCCTCCAACCGGAAAGCGCAAACAATATGATAAGGAAGGCGTGGAAATGAAATATGGCAGAATGGAATAA
- a CDS encoding DNA alkylation repair protein has product MTSLQERLFAMQDKQYAAFQAKLTPGVPMESFIGIRVPVLRKFAKEFTKESECKDFLHQLPHEYYDENMLHGLLISEVKDYEECIRLTDRFLPFVDNWAVCDIMSPKVFAKHKKELLTKIKTWSKSSHVYTCRFGIEVLMSHYLDKDFKAEYLEIPASVRSEEYYVKMMIAWFFATALAKQWDATIPYIEQRRLAPWTHNKTIQKAIESYRITPEQKEYLRTLKIK; this is encoded by the coding sequence ATGACTTCACTTCAAGAAAGACTGTTCGCCATGCAGGATAAGCAGTATGCTGCTTTCCAGGCTAAACTGACACCGGGAGTGCCTATGGAAAGTTTCATAGGCATTCGTGTGCCTGTGCTCCGCAAGTTCGCAAAAGAATTTACAAAGGAGTCAGAATGCAAAGATTTCCTTCATCAGCTTCCTCACGAATACTACGACGAGAACATGCTTCACGGACTCCTCATTTCCGAGGTGAAGGACTACGAGGAATGCATTCGTCTTACAGACAGATTCCTGCCTTTCGTGGACAACTGGGCAGTGTGCGACATCATGTCTCCGAAGGTGTTTGCCAAACACAAGAAGGAGCTGTTAACGAAAATCAAGACTTGGAGTAAATCATCACACGTTTATACTTGTCGCTTTGGAATAGAGGTGCTTATGTCTCATTATCTGGATAAAGACTTCAAGGCAGAATATCTTGAAATTCCTGCATCAGTAAGGAGCGAAGAGTATTACGTAAAAATGATGATAGCCTGGTTCTTCGCCACGGCTCTTGCCAAGCAATGGGACGCAACGATTCCCTACATCGAGCAACGCCGCCTTGCACCCTGGACGCACAACAAGACCATCCAGAAGGCTATCGAGAGCTACAGAATCACGCCCGAGCAGAAGGAATATCTGCGGACATTGAAGATAAAATAA
- a CDS encoding ribonuclease H: MTQDTSTYYVWIGGSCDYGHKERAGGAAVVIEHNGNIISRDVISDLHTTEFRMMLTLMVKVMQEIPEGSDILFLTNAAYIQNFDKAPTSKSANPDLIIQCIEEKKRHNSVGVKIVQYHKSPLLIETHDRATEAMAKTRKEFHQKNK, from the coding sequence ATGACACAAGATACTTCTACATATTATGTTTGGATAGGTGGTTCATGTGATTATGGCCATAAAGAGCGAGCTGGTGGTGCTGCCGTTGTAATTGAGCATAACGGCAACATCATCAGCCGTGATGTAATCAGCGACCTACACACCACTGAGTTCCGCATGATGCTAACCCTCATGGTGAAGGTAATGCAGGAAATCCCGGAGGGTTCCGACATTCTCTTCCTGACCAATGCTGCCTATATTCAGAACTTTGACAAAGCTCCAACATCAAAGTCTGCCAACCCGGACTTGATCATTCAATGCATCGAGGAAAAGAAAAGGCACAACTCAGTCGGGGTCAAGATTGTGCAATATCACAAGAGTCCATTGCTGATAGAGACCCACGATAGGGCTACGGAAGCAATGGCTAAGACAAGGAAGGAGTTTCATCAGAAAAACAAATAA
- the rhuM gene encoding RhuM family protein: MDENNEPDMRPTFEEIRKVDDNGKEYWSSRELCNAMGYSGYWKFQNVIDKAIKVASEKGMDIDDHFNHVVEMVKLGSGSFRKVEAFHLSRMACMIISENADSRKLLVKQARAYFSQSVSTTELMQNSLESNILLYKTAQGETRIEVIFNNETFWMSQKKMAALFGVDVRTICYHIGQIYETGELDKMATIRKIGIVQTEGERDVERAPLFYNLDVIIAVGYRVNSYQATQFRIWATSVLKEFIIKGYVLDDERLKQGKHFGKDYFDDLLERIREIRTSERRYYQKITDIYAECSADYDAKAESTKLFYKMVQNMMHLAVTNHTAAEIVYERADAEMPHMGLTTWKKAPDGRVQKSDTIVAKNYLSDEELSQLNAITTSFLDLAESRARRHIVTTMEDWKNRLKLLLETMDYDAKSSAGKVSQEEAREKAYSEYEKYKVIQDRSYISDFDRFNSGNDDDTPLLPFDIDPKE; encoded by the coding sequence ATGGATGAGAATAATGAGCCTGACATGCGTCCGACATTCGAAGAAATTCGGAAAGTGGATGATAACGGGAAAGAATACTGGAGTTCACGCGAACTTTGTAATGCGATGGGCTATTCGGGATATTGGAAATTCCAGAATGTAATAGACAAGGCAATCAAGGTTGCCAGTGAAAAAGGTATGGATATAGATGACCATTTCAACCACGTGGTTGAAATGGTTAAGCTGGGTAGTGGATCGTTTCGCAAGGTCGAAGCTTTCCATCTATCCCGTATGGCCTGTATGATTATTTCTGAGAATGCTGATTCAAGGAAGTTATTGGTGAAGCAGGCAAGAGCCTATTTTTCTCAATCCGTATCTACAACAGAACTTATGCAGAACTCGCTGGAATCCAATATCTTACTGTATAAGACTGCACAAGGTGAAACTCGCATTGAAGTGATTTTCAACAACGAAACTTTTTGGATGTCACAGAAAAAGATGGCTGCTTTGTTTGGTGTTGACGTAAGAACAATCTGCTATCATATTGGGCAGATTTACGAGACTGGAGAATTGGATAAAATGGCAACTATCCGAAAAATTGGGATAGTTCAAACCGAAGGAGAGCGTGATGTTGAGCGTGCTCCATTGTTCTACAATCTTGATGTTATCATCGCTGTTGGTTATCGAGTGAACAGCTATCAGGCAACCCAATTCCGTATATGGGCAACTTCTGTATTGAAGGAGTTCATCATTAAGGGTTATGTCTTGGATGATGAACGTCTGAAACAAGGTAAGCACTTCGGCAAGGATTATTTTGACGATTTGCTGGAACGTATCCGTGAAATCCGCACTTCTGAACGCAGATACTACCAGAAGATAACTGATATTTATGCAGAGTGTAGTGCAGATTATGATGCAAAGGCTGAAAGTACCAAACTCTTCTATAAGATGGTGCAGAATATGATGCACCTGGCGGTTACCAATCATACGGCAGCCGAGATCGTCTATGAGCGAGCTGATGCGGAAATGCCTCACATGGGCTTGACTACATGGAAGAAAGCACCGGATGGAAGAGTTCAGAAATCTGATACGATAGTCGCAAAGAACTATCTTTCTGATGAAGAATTGTCTCAGCTCAACGCAATAACAACAAGTTTCCTGGATCTCGCAGAATCTCGTGCAAGACGACACATTGTTACTACGATGGAGGATTGGAAGAATCGCCTGAAGCTGTTGCTTGAAACTATGGACTATGATGCTAAGAGTAGTGCAGGTAAGGTTTCGCAAGAAGAAGCCAGAGAAAAGGCTTATTCTGAGTATGAGAAATATAAGGTTATTCAAGATCGTTCCTATATCTCGGATTTCGACCGATTCAATAGTGGAAATGATGATGATACTCCATTGCTTCCATTTGACATTGATCCAAAAGAATAG